The Dunckerocampus dactyliophorus isolate RoL2022-P2 chromosome 13, RoL_Ddac_1.1, whole genome shotgun sequence genome window below encodes:
- the vcpkmt gene encoding protein-lysine methyltransferase METTL21D isoform X1 — protein sequence MAVHGEHNNYFVREIEIHDGSVLKVNQCFMGDVGCVVWDAAIVLAKYLETKVFHDPSSGVNLWAGRRVVELGAGTGLVGLMAATLGAHVSVTDLDDLQSLLKVNIQDNQTLISSGSITAKVLKWGEDVSDFLPFPNYVLMADCIYYEQSIAPLVETLKLLAGPETCVICCYEQRTEGINPKVERQFFELLQQSFSCEEIPLSKHDQEFSSPDIHILHIKKKSELVRRHS from the exons ATGGCGGTGCACGGTGAGCACAACAACTATTTTGTGAGAGAAATTGAGATACACGACGGTTCTGTCTTGAAAGTGAATCAGTGTTTTATGGGGGACGTGGGTTGCGTGGTTTGGGATGCAGCCATTGTTCTTGCGAAGTATTTGGAGACGAAGGTATTTCACGATCCATCCTCAGGAGTGAACTTGTGGGCTGGCCGGAGAGTGGTGGAGTTAGGGGCTGGCACTGGGTTGGTTGGATTGATGGCAGCAACACTAGG CGCTCATGTTAGTGTGACAGACTTGGATGATCTACAGAGCCTCCTGAAGGTCAACATCCAAGACAACCAGACTCTCATCAGTAGTGGGTCCATTACTGCCAAGGTACTGAAAtg ggGTGAAGATGTATCTGATTTCCTGCCATTTCCTAACTATGTCCTTATGGCAGATTGCATTTATTATGAACAG TCGATTGCTCCACTGGTGGAGACCTTGAAGCTGCTCGCTGGACCAGAGACCTGCGTCATTTGTTGCTATGAGCAACGCACCGAGGGCATCAACCCAAAAGTGGAAAGGCAGTTTTTTGAG TTGCTGCAACAAAGCTTCAGCTGTGAAGAGATCCCTTTGAGCAAACACGATCAAGAATTTAGTAGTCCAGACATCCACAtcctgcacat
- the vcpkmt gene encoding protein-lysine methyltransferase METTL21D isoform X2, which produces MAVHGVNLWAGRRVVELGAGTGLVGLMAATLGAHVSVTDLDDLQSLLKVNIQDNQTLISSGSITAKVLKWGEDVSDFLPFPNYVLMADCIYYEQSIAPLVETLKLLAGPETCVICCYEQRTEGINPKVERQFFELLQQSFSCEEIPLSKHDQEFSSPDIHILHIKKKSELVRRHS; this is translated from the exons ATGGCGGTGCACG GAGTGAACTTGTGGGCTGGCCGGAGAGTGGTGGAGTTAGGGGCTGGCACTGGGTTGGTTGGATTGATGGCAGCAACACTAGG CGCTCATGTTAGTGTGACAGACTTGGATGATCTACAGAGCCTCCTGAAGGTCAACATCCAAGACAACCAGACTCTCATCAGTAGTGGGTCCATTACTGCCAAGGTACTGAAAtg ggGTGAAGATGTATCTGATTTCCTGCCATTTCCTAACTATGTCCTTATGGCAGATTGCATTTATTATGAACAG TCGATTGCTCCACTGGTGGAGACCTTGAAGCTGCTCGCTGGACCAGAGACCTGCGTCATTTGTTGCTATGAGCAACGCACCGAGGGCATCAACCCAAAAGTGGAAAGGCAGTTTTTTGAG TTGCTGCAACAAAGCTTCAGCTGTGAAGAGATCCCTTTGAGCAAACACGATCAAGAATTTAGTAGTCCAGACATCCACAtcctgcacat
- the msh4 gene encoding mutS protein homolog 4, with translation MFRSSTEEIANTDASESGQTSEVDRSSVNGPTSYNPVSAVPGSSSLDGGGTHYSSGPLLPRSAAGQFPHSVQLVSTNPPHLASTSDSSSIRNRGGKPKLRRTPGSAGATHRGQTPLSGHTAASSCSSATTASGATVIVAVVEGRGLARGEIGMASLNVKCPELVLSQFADTGTYAKVITKLHILLPMEILMLDTASENGKGTKLFSLITENFQGVAFTAIQRKYFNEKKGLEYIQQLCAPEFSTVLMEVQAKYYCLASAAALLKYLEFIQNSVYATKSLKVSFKGSEQTAMIDSASAINLELVVNNRDHRSDHTLLGVLNHTKTPGGARRLRSNILEPLVDVDTINIRLDAIEEMLQNEELFFGLKNALGPFLDIDQLLSVLVQVPKQETVLIAEAKITHVIQLKHILDRVPQLRVVLKNCNTALLKAYSTSLEDNRFDMILKQILTVVNDDTTYLKGSLNMRTQKCYAVRPNINEFLDIARRVYTEIVDDIAGLVNQTAEKYGFPMRTSFSTARGFFIQMKLEGMFLPEGKLPPEFIKVNRHKDNYGFTTTDLMKMNDRCDEALKEIFHISYVVICQLLSTIREHIHCLYKLSDAVSMLDMLLSLAIACTLSDYVRPEFTDTLAIKQGRHPILERMAGQQLVSNNCYVSEGSNLVIITGPNMSGKSTYLKQVALCQIMAQIGSFVPAEYASFRVADQIFTRIGVDDDFETSSSTFMLEMKEISYIIHNVSGRSLIIIDELGRGTSAEEGIGICHSVCEFLLNLKAFTLFATHYLELCQLESLYPNVENQHMQVQHIRACDSGGESVVYTYLLSQGCSEKRHYGLKAAEMTSLPLSIIQEAKKFATKVSKQLLDKRKSDPEIERQRALYRLATSLLQTARNSRLDPANLRMYLKGLRRQYEAELEAVGLPVSMDT, from the exons ATGTTTCGCAGCAGCACAGAGGAGATAGCAAATACTGATGCTTCAGAAAGTGGACAGACTTCAGAAGTTGACAGAAGTTCGGTTAATGGACCCACTTCTTACAATCCAGTGTCAGCTGTCCCAGGTTCTTCAAGTTTGGATGGAGGCGGTACTCATTACAGCAGTGGTCCATTGCTTCCTCGCTCAGCTGCAG GCCAGTTCCCTCACAGCGTCCAGTTAGTAAGCACCAATCCACCCCACCTTGCCTCAACCTCTGACAGCTCCTCCATCCGCAACCGTGGAGGAAAGCCAAAACTCAGGAGGACCCCAGGTTCAGCAGGGGCCACACATCGTGGACAGACACCACTAAGTGGTCACACTG CCGCGAGTAGTTGCTCCTCTGCAACCACAGCATCTGGTGCAACTGTGATTGTGGCAGTGGTTGAAGGTCGCGGTTTGGCCAGGGGAGAGATTGGAATGGCCAGTCTTAACGTGAAATGTCCAGAGCTTGTACTCTCTCAGTTTGCAGACACTGGAACCTATGCTAAG GTTATAACCAAGTTGCACATCTTGTTGCCAATGGAGATACTGATGCTAGACACTGCAAGTGAGAATGGAAAAGGGACAAAGCTGTTCAGCCTCATTACTGAGAACTTCCAG GGTGTTGCTTTTACTGCAATCCAAAGGAAATATTTTAATGAGAAGAAAGGACTAGAGTACATCCAGCAGCTTTGTGCTCCAGAATTTAGCACTGTCCTCATGGAAGTTCAAGCCAA ATATTATTGCCTAGCGTCTGCAGCTGCTTTGCTGAAGTATTTAGAGTTCATTCAGAACTCTGTGTATGCTACCAAGTCGCTCAAAGTGAGCTTTAAAGGAAGCGAACAGACGGCCATGATCGACTCAGCATCAGCCATTAACCTGGAGCTGGTAGTCAATAACAGAGACCACAG GAGCGACCATACACTTTTAGGCGTCCTTAACCACACGAAAACGCCCGGCGGCGCCAGAAGGTTACGCTCTAATATTCTGGAACCTTTGGTCGATGTGGACACCATCAACATACGCTTGGACGCCATAGAGGAAATGCTGCAGAATGAAGAGCTGTTCTTTGGATTAAAGAATG CCTTAGGTCCTTTCCTTGATATTGACCAGCTGCTATCTGTTCTGGTCCAGGTCCCTAAACAAGAAACA GTTCTGATTGCAGAAGCCAAGATTACACATGTCATTCAGCTGAAACACATTTTGGATCGAGTGCCACAGTTGAGG GTGGTGTTGAAGAACTGCAACACAGCTCTCCTGAAGGCCTACAGCACGTCATTGGAGGACAACAG ATTTGACATGATCTTGAAGCAGATCCTCACAGTCGTTAATGATGACACCACCTACCTGAAGGGGAGCCTCAACATGCGCACACAGAAGTGCTACGCCGTGCGCCCCAACATCAATGAGTTCCTGGATATTGCCCGTCGAGTTTACACAGAAATAGTGGATGACATTGCAG GATTAGTGAACCAGACGGCGGAGAAGTATGGTTTTCCCATGCGCACCAGCTTTAGCACAGCTCGCGGTTTCTTCATTCAGATGAAACTGGAAGGAATGTTCTTGCCTGAAGGGAAACTTCCTCCAGAGTTCATCAAG GTCAACAGACACAAGGACAACTATGGCTTTACAACCACAGACCTGATGAAGATGAATGACCGCTGTGATGAGGCCCTGAAGGAAATCTTTCATATATCCTATGT GGTGATATGTCAACTGCTCAGCACAATCCGTGAGCACATCCACTGCCTTTACAAACTGTCTGATGCAGTATCTATGCTGGATATGCTGCTGTCGCTGGCAATCGCATGCACCCTCTCAGACTATG TTCGTCCAGAGTTCACAGACACACTCGCCATTAAGCAAGGTCGTCACCCAATTCTGGAGCGAATGGCTGGACAACAGCTTGTATCCAACAACTGCTATGTCTCTGAGGGCAGCAACTTGGTCATCATCACTGGGCCCAATATGAGCGGGAAATCCACGTATCTGAAACAGGTGGCGCTGTGTCAGATCATGGCTCAGATAG gttcttttgtccctgcagaaTATGCCTCTTTTCGTGTCGCAGATCAAATCTTCACCAGAATTGGCGTGGATGACGATTTTGAAACTAGCTCTTCCACATTCATGTTGGAAATGAAGGAg ATCTCATATATAATCCACAATGTTAGTGGCCGGTCTCTCATCATAATTGATGAGCTGGGGCGTGGAACCAGTGCTGAAGAAGGCATCGGGATTTGTCACTCAGTTTGTGAATTTCTCCTCAACCTCAAG GCCTTCACTCTGTTTGCCACACACTATCTTGAGCTGTGCCAACTGGAGTCTCTGTATCCCAACGTGGAGAACCAGCATATGCAGGTTCAGCACATTCGCGCTTGTGACTCGGGCGGCGAGAGTGTGGTGTACACGTACTTACTGAGTCAAGGATGCTCTGAGAAGAGACACTACG GTCTCAAAGCAGCAGAAATGACCTCACTGCCTTTAAGCATAATCCAGGAGGCAAAGAAATTTGCCACCAAAGTCAGCAAGCAGCTTTTG GACAAACGTAAGAGCGATCCGGAAATAGAGAGGCAGCGTGCTCTATACCGCTTGGCCACAAGTCTCCTGCAGACTGCCCGAAACTCCAGACTTGACCCGGCCAACCTGCGTATGTATCTAAAGGGCCTGAGGAGGCAGTATGAGGCAGAGCTGGAGGCTGTAGGGCTGCCGGTATCCATGGACACTTAA